From Chryseobacterium gallinarum, one genomic window encodes:
- the rsgA gene encoding ribosome small subunit-dependent GTPase A has protein sequence MKGKIIKSTGSWYQVLELETNKIFEARIRGKFKLIKTRLTNPLAVGDFVEFQLEQDDIAWITKIEPRRNYLIRKSVNLSKEAHIIASNIDLACFIFTLKHPETSLGFLDRFLACCEAYNITPLILFNKIDVLHEEEIEIVKDIEFLYQEIGYDTLEISSYSRLNLDQLQEILKDKTSVFFGHSGCGKSTLVNALQPGLNLKTSEISDTHLKGKHTTTFAQMHFWDFGGNVIDTPGVREFAMIDIEKEEVQHYFPEIFRKREECKFHNCLHINEPKCAVVAALETGEIQSSRYSTYIKLMDEAEEASQK, from the coding sequence ATGAAAGGAAAAATCATTAAATCAACAGGCAGCTGGTACCAGGTTTTGGAATTGGAAACAAATAAAATTTTTGAAGCCAGGATCCGGGGGAAATTCAAGCTGATTAAAACAAGACTTACCAATCCACTTGCTGTAGGAGATTTTGTCGAGTTTCAGCTGGAACAGGATGATATTGCATGGATTACGAAAATAGAGCCACGTAGAAATTATCTGATCAGAAAATCAGTAAACCTTTCAAAAGAAGCACATATCATCGCTTCCAATATTGATCTGGCATGTTTTATTTTTACTCTGAAGCATCCTGAAACATCATTAGGATTCCTGGACAGGTTTCTGGCATGCTGTGAAGCTTATAATATCACCCCATTGATTCTTTTCAATAAAATAGATGTTCTGCATGAGGAGGAGATTGAAATTGTAAAAGATATTGAATTTCTTTATCAGGAAATTGGTTATGATACATTGGAAATTTCATCCTATTCAAGATTAAATCTGGATCAGCTTCAGGAAATTCTAAAAGATAAAACTTCTGTGTTTTTCGGACATTCAGGATGTGGAAAATCTACCTTGGTGAATGCATTGCAGCCCGGCCTGAACCTAAAAACCTCTGAAATATCAGACACTCACCTTAAAGGTAAACATACTACCACTTTTGCTCAGATGCATTTCTGGGATTTTGGAGGAAATGTTATTGATACTCCCGGTGTTCGTGAATTTGCAATGATTGATATTGAAAAGGAAGAAGTTCAGCATTATTTCCCCGAAATTTTCAGGAAAAGGGAAGAATGTAAATTTCATAACTGCCTGCATATTAATGAACCGAAATGTGCTGTTGTAGCCGCTTTGGAAACCGGGGAAATCCAGTCTTCCCGTTATTCTACTTATATCAAACTAATGGATGAAGCGGAAGAAGCTTCCCAAAAATAA
- a CDS encoding aminotransferase class I/II-fold pyridoxal phosphate-dependent enzyme yields MSIDFTTATFKDFENIPGYDIAQRAEYFYEFLEHMKSRGHMNYRLKNTSGANATLNINIANHDKEYISFVSSDYLGFTQHPKVIQAAIEGLEKYGTGTGASPLIGGYFDYHNAIEKKIAGFFGRNEDEVVLFTTGYSANSATLQILMQKEDIAILDMGVHASVHEGCAFTNKKTFPHNNLEALEHILKVSENTYRTKLVIVDGVYSQEGDTSRAKEICDLVKKYNAYLMVDDAHGVGVLGKTGRGALENDGLLDKVDFITGTSSKTFGNLGGYVIANKKIASFLKFQSRQHIFSVTAPPSSFGILKAIDLIDEEPFWQEKLWDNINYFKNGLNDMGLDTGITCSAIIPVKIGDQNKMWDIGRILLEHGVYTNPIMYPAVARKDARIRMTVTARHEKEHLDKTLNVFDDINKKLHIAKK; encoded by the coding sequence ATGAGTATTGATTTTACAACAGCAACTTTTAAGGACTTTGAGAATATTCCCGGTTATGATATTGCTCAGAGAGCAGAGTATTTTTATGAATTCCTGGAGCATATGAAATCCAGGGGACACATGAATTACAGATTGAAAAATACTTCAGGAGCCAATGCAACCCTAAATATAAATATTGCCAACCACGACAAAGAATATATAAGCTTTGTTTCCAGTGACTATTTAGGATTTACCCAGCATCCGAAGGTAATACAAGCTGCTATTGAAGGACTTGAGAAGTATGGCACCGGTACGGGAGCATCCCCGCTCATTGGAGGGTATTTTGATTATCATAATGCCATTGAAAAAAAGATTGCCGGTTTTTTCGGTAGAAATGAAGATGAAGTAGTCTTGTTTACTACCGGCTATTCCGCTAATAGTGCTACTTTACAGATCCTGATGCAGAAGGAAGATATCGCTATTTTAGACATGGGTGTACATGCCAGCGTACACGAAGGATGTGCTTTTACCAATAAAAAAACATTTCCTCACAACAATTTGGAAGCTTTGGAACATATTTTGAAGGTATCTGAAAATACGTACCGTACAAAGCTTGTTATCGTGGATGGAGTATATTCCCAGGAAGGCGATACTTCACGCGCTAAAGAAATATGTGACCTTGTCAAAAAATATAATGCCTATCTCATGGTAGATGATGCACATGGTGTTGGAGTTTTGGGGAAAACCGGAAGGGGAGCCCTTGAGAATGATGGCCTATTAGACAAAGTTGATTTTATAACAGGGACATCCAGCAAAACCTTTGGTAATCTGGGAGGATACGTCATTGCCAATAAAAAAATTGCGTCATTCCTTAAATTTCAGTCCAGACAGCATATTTTTTCCGTAACAGCACCTCCTTCTTCATTCGGGATTTTGAAAGCAATCGATTTGATTGATGAAGAGCCGTTCTGGCAAGAAAAGCTGTGGGATAATATTAATTATTTTAAGAATGGACTGAATGATATGGGCTTGGATACAGGAATTACCTGTTCAGCAATTATTCCGGTGAAAATCGGAGACCAGAATAAAATGTGGGATATCGGAAGGATCCTGCTTGAGCACGGAGTCTATACCAATCCTATTATGTATCCTGCTGTTGCGAGAAAAGATGCCCGTATAAGGATGACTGTAACGGCAAGACACGAAAAAGAACATCTTGACAAAACACTAAATGTGTTTGATGATATTAATAAAAAATTGCATATTGCGAAAAAATAA
- the chrH gene encoding MNIO family chryseobactin maturase: MEKPFLGISMMAEADFLTAILPLLRDGSIDVLEWSFDTFYHAEEPDWLTRLLNFYSQNNRLLGHGVYYSLFDAKWTERQSMWLQKLKEEVQQRKYNHITEHFGFMNTENFHQGVPLPVSLHPKTLEIGKDRLCRLQEVLEIPVGIENLAFSFSIDDVKQQGIFLEKLIEDTDGFLILDLHNIYCQACNFGLGIEEIVRLYPLEKVREIHLSGGSWQTSPYGKRRIRRDTHDDTVPAEILTVLPSVLSQCENLEYVIIERLGHTIQTETEAKDFLDDFLKVKAIIGASEWNSRHKEIKIKKKPECAGRPVEDEGLYREQTILTKLLFDNVKADHFKDFDFQYFKTENWDPEMIRTAQNIIKKWNPY; encoded by the coding sequence ATGGAAAAACCTTTTTTAGGAATATCAATGATGGCAGAAGCAGACTTTCTTACTGCCATTTTACCTTTATTAAGAGACGGTTCTATTGATGTATTAGAATGGTCTTTTGATACTTTTTACCATGCAGAAGAGCCGGATTGGCTTACCCGTCTTTTGAATTTCTATTCACAGAACAATCGTTTGCTGGGGCATGGTGTTTACTATTCATTATTTGATGCAAAATGGACCGAAAGGCAAAGCATGTGGCTTCAGAAATTAAAAGAGGAAGTTCAGCAGCGAAAATACAACCATATCACGGAACATTTTGGATTTATGAATACAGAAAATTTCCATCAGGGAGTTCCATTGCCGGTTTCTTTGCATCCCAAAACTTTAGAAATAGGAAAAGACAGGTTGTGCAGACTGCAGGAAGTATTGGAAATTCCGGTTGGGATAGAAAATCTGGCGTTTTCCTTTTCTATAGATGACGTTAAACAACAAGGCATTTTTCTTGAAAAATTAATAGAAGATACAGATGGTTTCTTGATTCTGGATCTGCATAATATATACTGCCAGGCATGCAATTTTGGATTAGGTATAGAAGAAATCGTCAGACTTTATCCTTTGGAAAAAGTACGGGAGATACATCTGTCCGGAGGAAGCTGGCAAACAAGCCCTTATGGAAAGAGACGAATTCGGAGAGATACTCATGACGATACTGTTCCTGCGGAAATACTGACTGTTTTACCGTCAGTATTGTCACAATGTGAAAATCTGGAATATGTAATTATAGAGAGGCTGGGACATACAATACAAACAGAAACTGAGGCAAAAGACTTCCTTGACGACTTTCTCAAGGTAAAGGCAATTATCGGGGCTTCAGAATGGAACAGCCGTCATAAAGAAATAAAGATCAAAAAGAAACCGGAGTGTGCTGGCCGGCCTGTTGAAGATGAAGGATTGTACCGGGAACAGACGATACTTACAAAGCTTCTTTTTGATAATGTGAAAGCTGATCATTTCAAAGATTTTGATTTCCAGTATTTTAAAACTGAAAATTGGGACCCGGAAATGATACGGACGGCCCAGAATATCATTAAAAAATGGAATCCTTACTAA
- the chrA gene encoding MNIO class RiPP chryseobasin precursor ChrA produces MKLPAVLMASLLAAGVSAQTKPVSKNKKQVKKMKKEIILDTSKKPKPTPKVIVKKDTLIRVPHHCPACGMG; encoded by the coding sequence ATGAAACTTCCAGCAGTATTAATGGCTAGTTTGTTAGCGGCAGGAGTGTCAGCGCAAACAAAACCTGTTTCCAAAAACAAAAAGCAGGTAAAGAAAATGAAAAAAGAAATTATTCTGGATACTTCCAAAAAGCCAAAACCTACACCAAAAGTGATTGTTAAAAAAGATACGCTTATACGTGTTCCACATCATTGTCCGGCCTGCGGAATGGGATAA
- a CDS encoding TetR/AcrR family transcriptional regulator: MPRKVVQGPIRDKEKTKQKLLAAVGKILRVKGYAGLKVSKIAAVAGFDKKLIYEYFGSTDKLIDEYIKSQDYWSKFSPNIEEEIQVGKGKEALTQGILTQFESLKKNKELQKIILWELSESKPILKNILKQREEVAANLFENVTDPYFGENATNVRAMLALIAAGVYYLNLFPAYNGTEFCGIDMRTEEGRKEVEKVIVEIIDHYYKTKKAKTEN; encoded by the coding sequence ATGCCTAGAAAAGTAGTGCAAGGCCCCATTAGGGACAAAGAAAAAACAAAACAGAAACTGCTTGCCGCAGTTGGTAAAATTTTGAGAGTAAAAGGTTATGCAGGATTAAAAGTAAGTAAAATTGCTGCAGTAGCCGGATTTGACAAAAAGCTTATCTATGAGTATTTTGGAAGTACTGATAAGCTTATTGATGAGTATATCAAATCTCAGGATTACTGGAGCAAATTCAGCCCGAATATTGAAGAAGAAATACAGGTGGGAAAAGGGAAAGAAGCATTAACCCAGGGAATTCTTACGCAATTTGAAAGCCTGAAGAAAAACAAAGAACTGCAAAAAATTATTCTTTGGGAGCTTTCCGAAAGCAAGCCCATCCTTAAAAATATTTTAAAGCAAAGGGAAGAAGTAGCAGCCAACCTGTTTGAAAACGTAACAGATCCTTATTTCGGGGAAAATGCTACCAATGTAAGAGCCATGTTGGCTTTGATAGCAGCAGGGGTATATTACCTGAACCTGTTTCCTGCCTACAACGGAACTGAATTCTGTGGTATTGATATGAGAACGGAAGAAGGAAGGAAAGAAGTTGAAAAAGTGATCGTTGAAATTATTGATCATTATTATAAAACAAAAAAAGCAAAAACTGAAAATTAA
- a CDS encoding chorismate mutase has translation MNLKDLKNEWMSGLTQPLMIAGPCSAESEAQMLETAKRIKESNAQVSVFRAGIWKPRTKPNGFEGVGVIGLNWLKKVKEEYGFKTATEVANAHHVFAALEADVDVLWIGARSTVNPFTVQEIAMALRGTDKPVFVKNPVNPDLALWIGALERLLGQDIKNLGVIHRGFSTYQKTKYRNNPNWQIALDFKSQFPDIPMLIDPSHICGNRTGLADITQEALNVGYQGAIIETHCNPDEAWSDAAQQITPEVLADLISNLKVRSSNLAGFEGEMGRHRTLISDLDFQLIELLSQRMRISEKIGKLKKENDIAIFQPERWKVITEYANQKAIETGMSQEFIEKIFKAIHEESIEVQNNIMIDKK, from the coding sequence ATGAACTTAAAAGATTTAAAAAATGAATGGATGAGTGGTCTTACACAACCATTAATGATTGCCGGACCCTGCAGTGCTGAAAGTGAGGCTCAAATGCTTGAAACAGCCAAAAGAATTAAAGAATCAAATGCCCAGGTATCTGTTTTCCGGGCAGGAATCTGGAAACCGCGTACAAAACCGAATGGCTTTGAAGGAGTAGGAGTGATCGGCTTGAATTGGCTAAAAAAAGTAAAAGAAGAATATGGTTTTAAAACCGCTACGGAAGTAGCCAATGCTCACCATGTATTCGCAGCTTTGGAGGCTGATGTAGATGTGCTTTGGATAGGAGCAAGGTCTACGGTAAATCCTTTTACAGTACAGGAAATAGCAATGGCTTTACGCGGAACAGACAAGCCGGTATTCGTTAAAAACCCTGTAAACCCTGATTTGGCTTTATGGATCGGAGCCTTAGAAAGACTACTTGGGCAGGATATTAAAAATCTTGGTGTAATTCACAGAGGATTTTCTACCTACCAGAAAACAAAATACAGGAATAATCCCAACTGGCAGATTGCTCTTGACTTCAAAAGCCAGTTTCCTGATATTCCAATGCTGATTGATCCATCCCATATTTGCGGTAATAGAACAGGCCTTGCCGATATAACCCAGGAAGCCCTTAACGTTGGATACCAGGGAGCAATCATCGAAACGCACTGTAACCCTGATGAAGCCTGGAGTGATGCCGCACAACAGATTACTCCCGAAGTATTGGCGGACCTTATCAGCAATTTAAAAGTAAGAAGTTCAAATCTTGCAGGTTTTGAAGGAGAAATGGGAAGGCACAGAACACTGATTTCTGATCTTGACTTCCAGTTAATAGAGCTTCTTTCTCAAAGGATGAGGATCTCTGAAAAAATAGGAAAGCTTAAAAAAGAAAACGATATTGCTATTTTTCAGCCGGAGCGTTGGAAGGTTATCACAGAATATGCTAACCAGAAGGCTATAGAAACAGGAATGTCCCAGGAGTTTATTGAAAAAATCTTTAAGGCGATCCATGAAGAATCTATTGAAGTTCAGAATAACATTATGATCGACAAGAAATAA
- a CDS encoding nucleoside-diphosphate kinase, which yields MSNITFTMIKPDAVADGHIGAILGKIAEGGFKIKALKLTQLTVADAKKFYEVHAERPFYGELVEFMSSGPIVAAVLEKENAVEDFRTLIGSTNPAEAAEGTIRKMFARSIGENAVHGSDSDENALIEAQFHFSGREIF from the coding sequence ATGTCTAACATTACATTCACTATGATTAAGCCTGATGCAGTTGCAGACGGACATATCGGTGCTATATTGGGAAAGATTGCTGAAGGAGGTTTTAAAATCAAAGCTTTAAAATTAACCCAGCTTACAGTAGCTGATGCTAAAAAATTCTATGAAGTACATGCTGAAAGACCATTTTATGGAGAGCTGGTAGAATTCATGAGCTCTGGTCCTATCGTAGCTGCAGTTTTAGAAAAAGAAAACGCTGTGGAAGACTTCAGAACATTAATTGGTTCTACCAATCCTGCTGAAGCGGCAGAAGGAACAATCAGAAAAATGTTTGCAAGAAGCATCGGAGAAAATGCAGTTCACGGTTCAGACTCTGACGAGAATGCATTAATCGAAGCTCAATTCCATTTTTCAGGAAGAGAAATTTTCTAA
- a CDS encoding helix-turn-helix domain-containing protein, giving the protein MIKRSEEITQQYFAFLEKHINEVISGIVAEFMEVNEIAGQLAISHKHLTDTVKKETGKHPCFFYDEKIIQEAQLMLITSDKSVAEIARIFTYDPSNFSKFFKKMTGITPGEFRRSRIKG; this is encoded by the coding sequence ATGATTAAAAGAAGCGAAGAGATTACCCAGCAATATTTTGCCTTTTTGGAAAAACATATCAATGAAGTGATTTCAGGTATTGTTGCTGAATTTATGGAAGTAAATGAAATAGCCGGCCAGCTCGCCATTTCTCATAAACATCTTACAGATACCGTCAAAAAAGAAACCGGGAAGCATCCGTGTTTTTTTTATGATGAAAAAATTATTCAGGAAGCGCAACTGATGCTCATTACATCTGATAAATCAGTAGCGGAAATAGCACGTATCTTTACTTATGACCCCTCTAATTTTTCAAAATTCTTTAAAAAAATGACAGGGATTACCCCGGGTGAATTCAGAAGATCCAGAATTAAGGGATAG
- a CDS encoding DUF1349 domain-containing protein produces the protein MKKLILSFCALFLIEKIPAQTLEKMIWFNEPEKWEIKNNSLSMFVTPQSDYWRVSHYGFTVDDAPFYYTTYGGEFEAKVKISGNYKTRFDQMGIMLRTDKDHYIKAGVEFVDGKYNLSTVVTHDKSDWSVIILDKIPPAVWIKAIRRLDAVEIFYSFDDKNYSLMRNAPFQDHTPVMVGLMAACPDGDGFMATFENFTVKHLPDLRRLKWLKNNQ, from the coding sequence ATGAAGAAATTGATCTTAAGCTTCTGCGCATTATTCTTAATTGAAAAGATACCTGCCCAGACCCTGGAAAAAATGATTTGGTTTAATGAACCGGAAAAGTGGGAAATCAAAAACAACAGTTTATCAATGTTTGTCACCCCTCAGAGTGACTACTGGAGAGTTTCGCATTATGGTTTCACGGTAGATGACGCTCCTTTTTATTATACCACGTATGGTGGAGAATTTGAGGCAAAAGTAAAGATCAGCGGGAATTATAAAACAAGATTTGATCAGATGGGGATTATGCTGCGAACAGACAAAGATCATTATATCAAAGCCGGTGTGGAATTTGTAGACGGAAAATATAACCTGAGTACGGTTGTTACCCATGATAAAAGTGATTGGAGCGTTATTATTCTTGATAAAATACCTCCTGCTGTCTGGATTAAAGCAATAAGAAGACTGGATGCCGTTGAGATATTTTATTCTTTTGATGACAAAAATTACAGTTTGATGAGAAATGCCCCTTTTCAGGACCATACTCCTGTAATGGTAGGTTTAATGGCGGCCTGTCCTGATGGAGATGGATTTATGGCAACTTTTGAAAACTTCACAGTAAAGCACTTACCAGACCTTCGGCGGCTAAAGTGGCTGAAAAACAATCAATAA
- a CDS encoding response regulator transcription factor yields MEILDQLNHKLLNKSIEKCKLDTELYKQRAVMYSQIEGAICVLSDMQEDKSYIYQSKTALELGLQYSENHLTEIGGIWEEELLKKIHPDDRLKKYIHELRFFNLLEPMEQKSRADYCVVSRIRMKDKHDEYKWMEHRMFYIYSPNNGKLRFALCLYNVALLQPLISEFMIINTIKGEMIVKDKLDYKNILSPRELEVLKFVGEGYASKEIAVNLSISINTVNRHRQNILEKLKVRNSVQAFKDSFY; encoded by the coding sequence ATGGAAATCCTTGATCAACTGAACCACAAATTGCTGAACAAAAGTATAGAAAAATGTAAACTGGACACAGAACTGTATAAGCAGAGAGCTGTGATGTACTCTCAAATAGAAGGCGCCATATGTGTATTAAGTGATATGCAGGAAGATAAAAGTTATATTTACCAGTCTAAAACAGCTTTGGAATTGGGGTTACAGTATAGTGAAAATCATCTTACAGAGATCGGTGGCATATGGGAAGAAGAATTGTTGAAAAAAATTCATCCTGATGACCGGCTTAAAAAATACATCCATGAACTCAGGTTTTTCAATTTGCTGGAACCAATGGAGCAGAAATCCCGTGCAGATTATTGTGTAGTATCCAGAATCCGGATGAAAGACAAGCATGATGAATACAAATGGATGGAACACCGGATGTTTTATATCTACTCACCCAATAATGGCAAGCTGAGATTTGCCCTTTGCCTTTATAATGTTGCATTGCTGCAGCCTCTCATTTCTGAATTTATGATTATTAATACTATAAAAGGAGAGATGATTGTAAAAGATAAACTTGATTATAAAAATATTTTAAGCCCAAGGGAATTAGAAGTTTTAAAATTTGTAGGAGAGGGATATGCCAGTAAAGAAATTGCAGTGAATCTTTCTATCAGTATCAATACAGTAAACAGGCACAGGCAGAATATTCTTGAAAAACTGAAAGTAAGAAATTCTGTTCAGGCATTTAAAGACAGTTTTTATTAG
- the dnaX gene encoding DNA polymerase III subunit gamma/tau — MENFIVSARKYRPQEFDTVVGQSHITDTLEHAIEESQLAQALLFCGPRGVGKTTCARILARKINEKDGSVSEDGFAYNIYELDAASNNSVDDIRELIDQVRFAPQVGKYKVYIIDEVHMLSSAAFNAFLKTLEEPPAHAIFILATTEKHKIIPTILSRCQIYDFKRIIIEDIQGHLKNIAVKENIQYEDDALYLIAQKADGALRDALSIFDRLSTFSQKNITLAKAAEVLNILDYDQYLNIVDLAKENKIPEVLFAFNEIVKKGFDPHIFIAGLGNHFRDLMMAQNTATIDLIEVGEKTKARFVEQSQKWNAQQLIDGIEICNHADINYKNSKNPRLTVEIALMQLASLTANSGDTKKKSS; from the coding sequence ATGGAAAATTTTATCGTATCTGCAAGAAAATACCGCCCACAAGAGTTTGATACTGTTGTTGGACAATCCCATATTACGGATACTTTAGAACATGCAATTGAAGAAAGTCAGTTAGCACAGGCTTTGCTTTTTTGTGGTCCTCGTGGGGTGGGCAAAACTACCTGTGCCAGAATTTTGGCCAGAAAAATTAATGAAAAAGACGGTTCTGTTTCAGAAGATGGCTTTGCCTATAATATCTATGAATTAGATGCCGCCTCCAATAATTCTGTAGATGATATCAGAGAACTCATTGACCAGGTACGTTTTGCCCCTCAGGTAGGAAAATATAAAGTGTATATCATAGACGAGGTGCATATGTTGTCTTCTGCAGCATTCAATGCTTTTCTTAAAACACTTGAAGAACCGCCTGCCCACGCTATTTTTATTCTGGCCACAACTGAAAAGCATAAAATTATTCCAACAATTTTATCCCGATGTCAGATCTATGATTTCAAAAGAATCATTATTGAAGATATCCAGGGACATCTGAAAAATATCGCCGTAAAAGAAAATATTCAATATGAAGACGATGCCCTGTACCTGATTGCCCAGAAAGCAGATGGTGCATTGAGGGACGCTCTTTCCATTTTCGACAGGCTTTCTACATTTTCCCAAAAGAATATTACCCTGGCAAAAGCTGCTGAAGTATTAAATATTCTGGATTACGATCAATATCTGAATATCGTAGATCTGGCGAAAGAAAATAAAATTCCTGAAGTACTTTTTGCATTTAATGAAATTGTAAAAAAAGGGTTTGACCCCCATATTTTCATTGCGGGACTCGGAAATCATTTCAGAGATCTTATGATGGCCCAGAACACAGCTACAATAGATCTTATTGAAGTCGGTGAAAAAACAAAGGCCAGGTTTGTAGAGCAAAGCCAGAAATGGAATGCCCAGCAGCTCATCGATGGCATTGAAATCTGCAACCATGCTGATATCAATTACAAGAACTCAAAAAATCCAAGACTTACAGTTGAAATTGCACTGATGCAGCTGGCTTCCCTGACAGCTAATTCAGGTGATACTAAAAAAAAAAGTTCCTGA
- a CDS encoding alpha-L-fucosidase, whose translation MKNRLIKAISLGLLLSAYSINIQAQSVDNTQKMEWFKKAKLGIFIHWGIYSVNGISESWSFFNNYINYDNYMKQLNGFSASQYHPEQWTRLIKESGAQYAVITTKHHDGVSLWNSKADKAITVPGNTPAKKDVLSPFISDLKKSGLKTGLYFSLPDWSHPYYDVNTRTKKRYELKNDPKRWENFINYYQTQLRELSSSYRPDLLWFDGDWEHTSDEWKAPQTLNLLKEYNPNIIINSRLNSHGDYDTPEQGIPVTAPHNPYWELCYTMNDSWGYQPYDNNYKTSNMIIRTLADVISMGGNLLLDIGPKSDGTIPEKQVEILKNLGRWTLKNKDAIYETEQGIPFENYRGKSALSASKKSLFLYLEEAKSFTRIYGLDSRPVSAKIIGDERAVVKVDYDADKTATLYFPEAKFDKDVTVVELTFDTPPIFLKNSKQKAQLTDILERKNSQLASYEIADQLHLGNNLLNNTGLTGDGLDMTIKKTARTNSETLQWISKHAEALFETGKGLPGGYYSGMSALSKDRQTLYLFVEGTPTGPIALKGIKNSIARIRIVGEGTLISHSVYNKLYWSETPGIVYIDVPEDRLDKNMTVIAVLLDKPLELYKGKVGAIESNL comes from the coding sequence ATGAAAAACAGGCTGATCAAAGCTATTTCCCTTGGTTTGTTATTATCTGCATATAGCATCAATATACAAGCGCAATCTGTTGATAACACCCAAAAAATGGAATGGTTTAAAAAAGCCAAATTGGGTATTTTTATTCACTGGGGAATCTATTCTGTCAATGGAATTTCCGAATCCTGGTCTTTCTTCAACAATTACATCAATTATGATAATTATATGAAGCAGCTTAACGGTTTTTCAGCTTCACAATATCACCCGGAACAATGGACAAGGCTCATCAAAGAATCGGGAGCCCAATATGCGGTTATTACCACCAAACACCATGATGGGGTTTCACTATGGAATTCAAAAGCAGATAAGGCTATTACCGTTCCAGGCAATACTCCCGCCAAAAAAGACGTTTTAAGTCCTTTTATATCTGATTTGAAAAAATCCGGACTAAAAACAGGGTTATACTTTTCACTTCCTGATTGGAGCCATCCTTATTATGATGTCAACACCCGGACAAAAAAGAGATATGAACTCAAAAATGATCCGAAACGATGGGAAAATTTTATCAATTATTACCAAACCCAGCTCCGGGAGCTTTCATCCTCCTACCGGCCTGATCTACTATGGTTTGATGGAGATTGGGAACACACTTCAGACGAATGGAAAGCTCCTCAGACCTTAAATCTATTAAAAGAATATAATCCCAATATTATCATCAATTCCAGACTCAATAGTCATGGGGATTATGATACTCCTGAACAAGGTATTCCAGTGACAGCCCCACATAACCCCTATTGGGAATTATGCTATACAATGAATGATTCCTGGGGATATCAGCCTTATGACAATAATTATAAGACGTCCAATATGATTATAAGGACACTGGCTGATGTGATCAGTATGGGTGGTAACCTGCTGTTAGACATAGGTCCTAAGTCCGATGGGACTATTCCTGAGAAACAGGTAGAAATCCTGAAAAACCTGGGCAGGTGGACATTAAAGAATAAAGATGCCATTTATGAAACGGAACAAGGTATTCCTTTTGAAAACTACAGAGGAAAATCGGCATTATCTGCTTCTAAAAAGTCATTATTTCTTTACCTTGAAGAAGCCAAGAGTTTTACCCGGATCTATGGTTTGGATTCCAGGCCTGTATCTGCCAAAATCATAGGAGATGAACGGGCCGTGGTAAAAGTAGATTATGATGCAGATAAAACAGCAACACTATATTTTCCTGAAGCAAAGTTTGACAAGGACGTCACCGTTGTGGAACTTACTTTTGATACCCCTCCAATTTTCCTGAAAAATAGTAAACAGAAAGCCCAGCTTACAGATATTCTGGAACGTAAAAACAGTCAGTTGGCCAGTTATGAAATTGCAGACCAGCTCCACCTTGGTAATAATCTACTGAACAACACGGGACTTACAGGTGACGGTCTTGATATGACTATCAAAAAAACCGCCAGAACAAACTCTGAAACCCTGCAATGGATCAGTAAACATGCTGAAGCCCTTTTTGAAACCGGAAAAGGATTGCCGGGCGGTTATTATTCAGGGATGAGTGCACTTTCCAAAGACAGGCAGACCCTTTATCTCTTTGTAGAAGGAACTCCTACCGGTCCTATTGCTTTAAAGGGAATAAAAAATAGTATTGCCAGAATAAGGATTGTGGGGGAAGGTACCCTGATTTCTCATTCTGTTTACAATAAGCTTTATTGGAGCGAAACACCGGGAATCGTTTACATTGATGTTCCAGAAGACAGGTTAGATAAAAATATGACGGTCATTGCTGTGTTGCTTGACAAGCCGCTGGAACTTTACAAAGGGAAAGTAGGTGCTATAGAAAGCAATCTTTAG